From a region of the Pectobacterium aquaticum genome:
- a CDS encoding helix-turn-helix domain-containing protein, with translation MSNRLAIGKKIADTRKEMGKTQQQMADATGIFKTTLSKIENGRFTGSLDILERYLDSVGLQLTVAPKQHTLPRWDEIDDLFSEDK, from the coding sequence GGTAAAAAAATAGCCGATACGCGGAAAGAGATGGGAAAAACTCAGCAACAGATGGCCGATGCAACGGGTATTTTCAAAACCACGCTATCGAAGATAGAAAATGGCCGTTTCACCGGTTCCCTCGACATACTAGAGCGCTACCTTGATTCTGTCGGGCTTCAACTTACCGTAGCACCAAAACAACATACCTTACCCAGATGGGACGAAATTGACGATTTATTCTCTGAGGACAAATGA
- a CDS encoding type II toxin-antitoxin system HipA family toxin: MMVLSSLPGKVDRLTVFSSEDETGILTHGSVHYYQPTQDRLNVSLTMTGNGMDGYSSGALHPIFSQNLPEGFNRRYISEKLARYANVNDMYLLALQGDRGIGMLNYAGEFTLPDAEPISLSDILTYQGTEPLFPQLLEKYYLRNSLAGVQPKVSISKTDRTLEQKDLIVKSFDDEFPLLTVNEFVCMEAAKYCRLNAPQVYLSENLETFVIERFDRPNGNALGYEDFTTLLKKPNTPDAKYTGSYETLLKATLLYTGSLSEVEKMYQYIVFNCLIGNGDAHLKNFALQYTQDMKNIFVSPIYDVTHTLIYDSIDNKMALKLANSKVFPDKNHLLALAESQHFKIRGAKEMIESTADGILEYIEQSSEISLFDGLKTSIAQSVSTVMTTQYANKPYRHDRKLKFE, from the coding sequence ATGATGGTTCTATCATCTCTGCCAGGAAAAGTTGATCGTCTGACCGTTTTTTCCAGTGAAGACGAAACTGGGATATTAACCCATGGTTCTGTTCATTATTATCAACCCACACAGGATAGACTCAATGTATCACTAACCATGACAGGAAATGGCATGGATGGTTACTCATCTGGCGCATTGCATCCCATATTTTCTCAAAATTTACCTGAAGGCTTTAATCGCCGCTACATTTCTGAAAAACTGGCACGCTATGCCAACGTTAACGATATGTACCTTCTTGCTTTACAAGGCGATCGTGGGATTGGAATGCTAAACTACGCGGGTGAATTTACGCTCCCAGACGCTGAGCCAATCAGCCTGTCAGATATATTGACCTATCAGGGAACCGAACCCTTGTTTCCTCAATTGTTGGAAAAATATTATCTGCGCAACTCTCTGGCTGGTGTGCAACCCAAAGTCAGCATTTCAAAGACAGACCGAACCCTTGAACAGAAAGATTTGATCGTTAAGTCGTTCGATGATGAATTTCCACTTTTGACCGTTAACGAGTTCGTCTGCATGGAGGCAGCAAAGTATTGCAGATTGAATGCTCCCCAAGTTTATTTATCAGAAAATCTTGAAACCTTTGTTATCGAGCGTTTTGACAGACCGAATGGCAACGCTCTCGGCTATGAAGATTTTACGACGTTATTGAAAAAACCAAACACTCCTGATGCCAAATATACCGGTAGTTATGAAACGTTACTAAAAGCCACGTTGCTCTATACTGGCAGTCTTTCTGAAGTGGAAAAAATGTATCAATACATCGTATTTAACTGCTTGATTGGGAACGGGGATGCTCATTTAAAAAACTTTGCGCTGCAATATACCCAGGACATGAAAAATATTTTTGTATCACCCATTTATGACGTCACGCATACCCTCATCTATGATTCAATAGACAACAAAATGGCTTTAAAATTAGCCAACAGCAAAGTTTTCCCAGACAAAAACCATCTATTGGCATTAGCTGAATCTCAACACTTTAAGATTCGTGGCGCAAAGGAAATGATTGAATCAACGGCTGACGGAATTCTGGAATATATTGAGCAGTCATCTGAAATTTCACTATTTGATGGTTTGAAAACGTCTATCGCACAATCTGTCTCGACTGTCATGACTACGCAATATGCTAACAAACCCTACCGCCATGACAGAAAATTGAAATTTGAGTAG
- the mntA gene encoding type VII toxin-antitoxin system MntA family adenylyltransferase antitoxin, whose amino-acid sequence MASYQEVNIANMNDEIVLTLKKQMPDIKMIYLFGSQATGNARADSDVDIAIMATRALDPVERWELSHQLAKAVGHDVDLIDLLQASTVLKMEIVRNGKLLYDAEATAGEFEMTTLSMYQHLQRERADIIHSFNQDLKA is encoded by the coding sequence ATGGCATCTTATCAAGAGGTAAACATCGCCAATATGAATGATGAGATCGTTTTGACACTGAAAAAACAGATGCCTGACATCAAGATGATTTACCTCTTTGGTTCCCAGGCAACAGGCAATGCCAGAGCAGACAGCGACGTTGATATCGCAATCATGGCTACGAGAGCCTTGGATCCCGTTGAACGCTGGGAGCTCTCCCACCAGTTAGCAAAAGCAGTAGGTCATGATGTCGATCTTATCGATTTATTGCAGGCCTCGACGGTATTAAAAATGGAGATCGTTCGTAACGGCAAGCTACTTTACGATGCGGAAGCAACGGCGGGAGAATTTGAAATGACAACACTTTCAATGTACCAGCATCTGCAAAGAGAGCGTGCGGATATCATTCATAGCTTTAATCAGGATCTAAAAGCATGA
- the dcuC gene encoding anaerobic C4-dicarboxylate transporter DcuC: MLELLIGVAVTILVGRYIIKGYSATGVLLVGGLLLLAISAMLGKNVLPASAKATGWNATDIVEYVKILLMSRGGDLGMMIMVLCGFAAYMTHIGANDVVVKLVSRPLKMINSPYLLMIAAYFVACLMSLAVSSATGLGVLLMATLFPIMVNVGISRGAAAAICASPVALILSPTSGDVVLAAQASQMKLVDFAFKATLPISIMAIVCMAVAHFFWQRYLDNKANVSHEILDVSEITTDAPRFYAILPFTPIMGVLVFDGKWGPELHIITVLVICMVLAAVLEFVRSFNAQKVFDGLDVAYRGMADAFSSVVILLVAAGVFAQGLGTIGFISGLIGLAQSFGSGGLVIMLVLVAITMLAAMTTGSGNAPFYAFVELIPKLASQMGINPAYLAIPMLQASNLGRTISPVSGVVVAVAGMAKISPFEVVKRTSVPVLVGLIVVVIATEIMVPA; encoded by the coding sequence ATGCTCGAACTTTTGATTGGTGTTGCTGTAACGATTCTGGTTGGTCGTTACATTATAAAAGGGTACTCCGCGACTGGCGTGTTGCTGGTGGGCGGCCTCTTACTTTTGGCAATCAGTGCCATGCTGGGGAAAAACGTATTACCAGCCAGTGCGAAGGCGACGGGCTGGAACGCAACGGATATTGTTGAATACGTAAAAATTTTGCTGATGAGCCGCGGTGGTGATCTCGGCATGATGATTATGGTGCTGTGTGGATTTGCGGCTTATATGACGCACATCGGTGCCAATGATGTTGTCGTGAAGCTGGTTTCTCGCCCGCTGAAAATGATTAACTCACCTTACTTACTGATGATCGCGGCCTATTTTGTCGCCTGTCTAATGTCGCTGGCGGTGTCATCGGCCACGGGACTCGGTGTGCTGTTGATGGCAACCCTGTTCCCCATCATGGTGAACGTCGGTATCAGTCGCGGTGCCGCTGCCGCAATCTGCGCTTCCCCTGTGGCGTTGATCCTGTCACCGACGTCGGGCGACGTAGTGCTTGCTGCACAGGCATCGCAGATGAAGTTAGTGGATTTTGCCTTTAAAGCCACGCTGCCTATTTCCATCATGGCGATCGTGTGCATGGCCGTCGCGCATTTCTTCTGGCAGCGCTATCTGGATAACAAAGCGAATGTCAGCCATGAGATTCTGGACGTCAGCGAGATCACGACGGATGCCCCGCGTTTTTACGCCATTCTGCCGTTTACGCCGATCATGGGTGTACTGGTGTTTGATGGCAAATGGGGGCCGGAACTCCACATTATCACTGTACTGGTCATCTGTATGGTGCTGGCCGCGGTGCTGGAATTTGTCCGTTCGTTCAATGCGCAAAAAGTGTTTGACGGGTTGGATGTGGCTTACCGTGGGATGGCCGATGCCTTCTCTAGCGTCGTTATCCTGTTAGTTGCCGCTGGTGTCTTTGCCCAGGGGCTTGGCACAATTGGTTTTATCAGCGGCCTGATTGGCCTGGCACAGTCATTTGGCAGCGGTGGGTTGGTGATTATGCTGGTGCTGGTTGCGATCACGATGTTGGCTGCGATGACAACGGGCTCGGGCAATGCGCCGTTCTATGCGTTTGTTGAGCTGATTCCAAAGCTGGCGTCACAAATGGGCATCAACCCTGCCTATCTAGCGATTCCGATGCTTCAGGCTTCCAACTTGGGCCGTACCATTTCTCCGGTATCCGGCGTAGTCGTTGCCGTTGCCGGGATGGCGAAAATATCGCCGTTCGAGGTGGTGAAGCGCACATCGGTTCCGGTTTTAGTTGGGCTGATTGTGGTGGTGATTGCTACCGAAATTATGGTGCCAGCCTGA
- the asmA gene encoding outer membrane assembly protein AsmA yields the protein MRRFLTTLAILLVVLVAGMTALVVLVNPNDFRAYMVKQVEERSGYRLQLDGDLRWHVWPQLSILSGGMSLSAPGSRAPIVSAENMRLDVQLWPLLSHKLAVKQVMLKGAIIRLTPESEAKQSTTAPIAPAGSQTPSEERHWRLDIDKIKVADSLLVLQRSNNEQINVRDINLAMEQNSDRQVSIELSSRINRDQRDIAFSLAADVDLLHFPQQVNANITKLDYQLQGAGIPASGISGTGSVQASYQQQPEKITFSQLSLNTNNSQLSGTGSVTLGDIPHYELELLSEKLDLDSLLGIASVKENNAAAVLAKSSAPVISNESGLAKPEDGLQTFTARLSLQAAALIYRGLNIRQFTLRADNHPGLLDVTTLSGELGGGHFSLPGKVVTKLSTNITLRPDLKDVELSQLMSAFALPAETVSGKLSMVGQFSGNSFALPALFQQWQGTATLQGNNVRLQGLNIQQMVQMAVARSNGNVRGQERYERYTELQQLTGKVQLNAGKLRLTDLSGRSELLSLTGVGQFDLPAQTCGVNLNVSITQGWQGDEQLVSVLKNTAIPLRIYGEWDKLNYQLQVDQLLRKRLQDELKKRLNDWASQNQQSQKGKDLKQLLDRL from the coding sequence ATGAGAAGATTTCTGACGACGCTGGCAATTCTGCTTGTGGTGCTGGTGGCAGGAATGACGGCCTTGGTCGTACTGGTTAATCCCAATGACTTCCGCGCCTACATGGTGAAGCAAGTTGAGGAACGTAGCGGCTATCGCCTTCAACTGGATGGCGATCTGCGTTGGCATGTGTGGCCGCAACTGAGCATATTATCAGGCGGGATGTCGTTGAGCGCGCCGGGATCCCGTGCGCCGATTGTCAGCGCCGAGAACATGCGTCTTGATGTGCAACTGTGGCCGCTGCTGTCGCACAAGCTCGCGGTCAAACAGGTGATGCTGAAAGGTGCCATTATTCGCCTGACGCCGGAAAGTGAAGCCAAACAGTCTACCACTGCGCCCATTGCCCCAGCAGGATCGCAGACCCCATCTGAGGAACGGCACTGGCGGCTGGATATTGATAAGATCAAAGTCGCCGATAGCCTATTGGTTCTGCAACGCAGCAACAACGAACAGATTAATGTTCGCGATATTAATCTTGCGATGGAGCAGAACAGCGACCGCCAGGTCAGCATCGAATTATCAAGCCGTATCAATCGCGATCAGCGCGATATTGCCTTCTCTCTTGCCGCAGATGTCGATTTACTGCATTTCCCCCAGCAGGTCAATGCCAATATCACCAAGCTAGATTACCAGCTTCAGGGCGCAGGCATTCCGGCAAGCGGTATCAGTGGAACGGGTAGCGTTCAGGCAAGTTATCAACAGCAGCCTGAAAAAATCACGTTTAGCCAGCTTTCACTCAATACCAATAATAGCCAACTGTCTGGCACCGGTAGCGTGACGCTGGGGGATATCCCCCATTACGAATTGGAGCTGTTGTCTGAGAAGCTGGATTTGGATTCCCTGCTGGGGATCGCGTCGGTAAAAGAGAACAATGCCGCTGCCGTGTTGGCTAAATCATCAGCCCCTGTGATTTCAAATGAAAGCGGGTTAGCCAAGCCAGAAGACGGCTTACAGACATTCACTGCGCGTCTGTCATTACAGGCCGCGGCGCTGATCTATCGTGGGCTTAATATTCGCCAATTTACACTACGGGCAGACAATCATCCGGGGCTGCTGGATGTGACGACCTTGAGCGGTGAACTGGGCGGTGGACACTTCTCATTACCCGGTAAAGTGGTGACGAAGTTATCGACCAACATCACGCTACGGCCAGACCTCAAGGATGTTGAGTTATCCCAGTTGATGTCCGCATTTGCGCTGCCCGCTGAGACGGTCAGTGGGAAATTGTCGATGGTGGGGCAGTTCAGCGGCAATAGCTTTGCACTACCTGCGTTGTTCCAGCAGTGGCAGGGGACAGCGACGCTGCAAGGTAATAATGTTCGTCTACAGGGTTTGAATATCCAGCAAATGGTGCAGATGGCCGTGGCGCGTAGCAACGGAAACGTGCGAGGTCAAGAGCGTTACGAGCGTTACACCGAGCTACAACAGCTGACCGGGAAAGTACAACTGAATGCGGGTAAGCTACGTCTTACCGATCTCTCGGGCCGCTCAGAGCTGCTGTCGCTAACCGGTGTTGGCCAATTCGATTTGCCAGCCCAGACGTGTGGCGTGAATTTGAATGTCTCTATCACGCAAGGGTGGCAGGGGGATGAGCAACTGGTCAGCGTGTTGAAAAACACGGCGATCCCGTTACGCATCTATGGCGAGTGGGATAAATTGAATTACCAATTGCAGGTGGATCAACTGCTGCGTAAGCGCTTGCAGGACGAATTGAAAAAACGCCTGAATGATTGGGCCAGCCAAAACCAGCAAAGCCAAAAGGGTAAAGACCTGAAGCAACTCCTCGATCGTCTTTAA
- the dcd gene encoding dCTP deaminase — MRLCDRDIEAWLDDGRLVITPRPPTERISGATVDVRLGNQFRVFRGHTAAFIDLSGPKDEVSAALDRVMSDEINLPEGEAFFLHPGELALAVTFESVTLPDNVVGWLDGRSSLARLGLMVHVTAHRIDPGWQGRIVLEFYNSGKLPLALRPGMMIGALSFEPLSGSAARPYNRRQDAKYKDQQGAVASRIDKD, encoded by the coding sequence ATGAGACTGTGTGACCGTGACATTGAAGCCTGGCTGGATGATGGCCGACTGGTGATTACACCCCGTCCGCCTACTGAGAGGATCAGTGGTGCGACCGTTGATGTTCGTTTGGGAAATCAGTTTCGCGTCTTCCGCGGACACACTGCGGCCTTCATTGACTTAAGTGGCCCGAAAGATGAAGTCAGCGCGGCGCTGGATCGCGTGATGAGTGATGAAATCAATTTGCCAGAAGGTGAGGCATTTTTCCTACACCCAGGAGAATTAGCGCTGGCAGTGACGTTTGAATCCGTTACGCTGCCGGATAATGTGGTTGGCTGGCTGGATGGTCGCTCTTCGCTAGCCCGTCTGGGATTGATGGTTCACGTCACCGCACACCGCATTGATCCAGGTTGGCAAGGAAGAATTGTGCTGGAGTTCTATAATTCAGGTAAGTTGCCGTTGGCACTACGCCCCGGCATGATGATTGGCGCTCTGAGTTTTGAACCACTTTCCGGGTCGGCGGCTCGTCCTTACAACCGCCGTCAGGATGCCAAGTATAAAGATCAACAGGGTGCGGTAGCGAGCCGGATCGATAAAGACTAA
- the udk gene encoding uridine kinase yields MTDQSHQCVIIGISGASASGKSLISSTLYRELRDQVGDQHIGVISEDSYYKDQSHLTMEERVKTNYDHPSSMDHSLLLKHLQMLKAGQAIEVPQYSYVEHTRKQETVHIELKKVIILEGILLLTDARLRSEMNFSIFVDTPLDICLLRRMRRDVNERGRSMDSVMEQYQKTVRPMFLQFIEPSKQYADIIVPRGGKNRIAIDILKAKISQFFE; encoded by the coding sequence ATGACTGATCAGTCTCACCAGTGTGTCATCATCGGGATCTCAGGAGCATCCGCTTCGGGTAAAAGTCTTATTTCCAGCACCTTGTATCGAGAATTGCGCGATCAGGTTGGTGATCAGCATATCGGGGTGATATCTGAAGACAGTTATTATAAAGATCAAAGCCACCTGACGATGGAAGAGCGGGTAAAAACTAACTATGACCACCCGAGCTCGATGGATCATAGTCTGCTACTCAAGCATTTACAGATGCTGAAAGCGGGTCAGGCGATCGAAGTCCCGCAGTACAGCTATGTTGAGCACACCCGCAAGCAGGAAACCGTGCATATCGAGCTGAAAAAGGTCATTATCCTGGAAGGTATCCTGCTGCTGACGGATGCGCGCCTGCGCAGTGAGATGAATTTCTCTATTTTTGTCGATACACCGCTGGATATTTGCCTGCTGCGCCGTATGCGTCGCGATGTGAATGAGCGTGGGCGTTCAATGGACTCCGTGATGGAACAGTATCAGAAGACCGTGCGCCCGATGTTCCTGCAATTTATTGAGCCCTCTAAGCAGTATGCCGACATTATCGTGCCGCGCGGCGGGAAAAACCGTATTGCGATTGATATTTTGAAAGCCAAGATAAGCCAGTTTTTTGAGTAG
- the apbC gene encoding iron-sulfur cluster carrier protein ApbC, translating into MNATVPEQRPEALRAMVTGVLSTFQHPTLKNNLTTLNALRHCAQLDNVLHIDLTMPFVWLSGLAVLKETVSDELLRLSGAKAVEWRLTHDIATLRRVNDQAGVKGVKNIIAVSSGKGGVGKSSTAVNMALALAAEGANVGILDADIYGPSIPTMLGSASERPTSPDGQHMAPIIAHGLATNSIGYLVTDDNAMVWRGPMASKALLQLLQDTLWPDLDYLVLDMPPGTGDIQLTLAQSIPVTGAVVVTTPQDIALMDAMKGIAMFEKVSVPVLGIVENMSVHICSNCGHLEPIFGTGGAQKLAEKYHCSLLGQLPLHISLREDLDRGEPTVVSQPDSEFTSLYRELAGQVAAQLYWQGDTIPGEISFRAL; encoded by the coding sequence ATGAACGCGACAGTCCCCGAACAACGCCCTGAAGCACTACGTGCGATGGTCACCGGGGTTTTATCTACTTTTCAGCACCCGACACTGAAAAATAACCTGACGACACTGAATGCACTGCGCCATTGTGCGCAGCTCGACAACGTATTGCATATCGACCTGACGATGCCGTTTGTCTGGCTGAGCGGTTTAGCTGTATTAAAGGAAACGGTTAGCGATGAGTTGTTACGTTTATCAGGCGCAAAGGCGGTTGAATGGCGTTTAACGCACGATATCGCGACGCTGCGCCGGGTTAACGATCAGGCCGGCGTGAAGGGCGTGAAAAACATCATTGCCGTCAGTTCCGGGAAAGGCGGCGTCGGCAAATCCAGTACGGCGGTCAACATGGCGCTGGCATTGGCGGCTGAAGGTGCCAATGTGGGCATTCTGGATGCCGATATCTACGGTCCTTCCATTCCGACCATGCTGGGCTCGGCCAGTGAGCGCCCAACCTCGCCAGATGGCCAACATATGGCACCGATTATCGCGCACGGCCTGGCAACCAACTCGATTGGTTATCTGGTGACGGACGATAACGCCATGGTGTGGCGTGGGCCGATGGCCAGCAAAGCGTTATTGCAACTGCTGCAGGATACACTCTGGCCGGATTTGGACTATCTGGTATTAGATATGCCGCCGGGTACGGGTGATATTCAACTGACGCTGGCGCAGAGTATTCCTGTCACTGGTGCGGTCGTCGTGACGACGCCACAGGATATCGCGCTAATGGATGCCATGAAGGGCATTGCGATGTTTGAAAAAGTCAGCGTGCCAGTGCTGGGCATCGTTGAAAATATGAGCGTACATATCTGTAGCAACTGCGGTCATTTGGAGCCGATCTTTGGCACTGGCGGCGCGCAGAAGCTGGCGGAAAAATATCACTGTTCCCTGTTAGGTCAGCTTCCTCTGCATATCTCCCTGCGTGAAGACCTTGACCGCGGTGAGCCGACGGTGGTCAGCCAGCCGGATAGCGAGTTTACTTCTCTGTACCGCGAACTGGCGGGGCAGGTTGCCGCTCAGCTCTACTGGCAGGGTGACACGATTCCAGGCGAGATTTCTTTCCGGGCGCTGTAA
- the metG gene encoding methionine--tRNA ligase — MTQVAKKILVTCALPYANGSIHLGHMLEHVQADIWVRYQRMRGNQVHFICADDAHGTPIMLKAQQMGIAPEQMIAAMSQEHQQDFAGFNISYDNYHSTHSEENRELSGLIYGRLKENGFIKNRTISQLYDPEKGMFLPDRFVKGTCPKCKAADQYGDNCEVCGATYSPTELIEPKSVVSGATPEMRETEHFFFDLPAFSEMLQAWTRSGALQEQVANKMQEWFDSGLQQWDITRDAPYFGFEIPDAPGKYFYVWLDAPIGYMGSFKNLCDKRGDLNFDDFWKKDSDADLYHFIGKDIVYFHSLFWPAMLEGSGFRKPTNLFVHGYVTVNGAKMSKSRGTFIKAGTYLQHLDADCLRYYYAAKLSSRIDDIDLNLEDFVQRVNADIVNKVVNLASRNAGFINKRFDGKLADTLADAELYKTFTDAATSITEAYNNRESGRAIREIMALADIANRYVDEQAPWVVAKAEGRDGDLQAICSMGINLFRVLMTYLKPVLPSLAERTEAFLNTELSWDAIATPLLSHQVSPFKALFNRIDLDKVNAMVDASKEDMVAAQKVVSGPLADNPVQDTINFDDFAKVDMRIALIKQAELVDGSDKLLRLTLDLGGETRQVFSGIRDAYPDPAKLEGRLTVMVANLAPRKMRFGISEGMVMAAGPGGKDIFLLSPDSGAQPGMQVK; from the coding sequence ATGACTCAAGTCGCAAAGAAAATCCTGGTAACGTGCGCGCTGCCTTACGCTAATGGTTCAATCCACCTCGGTCATATGCTTGAACACGTTCAGGCCGATATTTGGGTTCGTTACCAGCGAATGCGCGGCAACCAGGTTCACTTTATCTGTGCGGACGATGCTCACGGCACGCCAATCATGCTGAAAGCACAGCAGATGGGGATTGCGCCAGAACAGATGATTGCGGCAATGAGTCAGGAACATCAGCAGGACTTTGCCGGTTTCAATATCAGCTATGACAACTACCACTCTACGCATAGCGAAGAGAACCGTGAGCTGTCAGGCCTGATTTATGGCCGTCTGAAAGAGAACGGTTTTATTAAAAATCGCACCATTTCTCAGCTGTACGACCCAGAGAAAGGCATGTTCCTGCCGGATCGTTTCGTCAAAGGCACCTGCCCGAAATGTAAGGCTGCCGACCAATACGGCGATAACTGCGAAGTCTGTGGCGCGACCTACAGCCCTACAGAGCTGATCGAACCCAAATCAGTGGTCTCTGGTGCCACGCCAGAAATGCGTGAAACAGAACACTTCTTCTTCGACCTGCCTGCGTTCAGCGAGATGCTGCAAGCCTGGACGCGCTCCGGCGCATTGCAGGAGCAAGTCGCTAACAAGATGCAGGAGTGGTTCGATTCTGGCCTGCAACAGTGGGACATTACCCGCGACGCACCGTACTTCGGCTTTGAAATCCCCGATGCACCGGGCAAATATTTTTACGTCTGGCTGGATGCGCCAATCGGCTACATGGGGTCGTTTAAGAACCTGTGCGACAAGCGTGGCGATCTGAATTTTGATGATTTCTGGAAGAAAGACTCCGATGCAGATTTGTACCATTTCATCGGTAAAGACATCGTTTATTTCCACAGCCTGTTCTGGCCAGCCATGCTGGAAGGCAGCGGTTTCCGTAAACCGACAAACCTGTTCGTGCACGGCTATGTCACGGTCAACGGTGCCAAGATGTCTAAATCACGCGGCACCTTCATTAAAGCGGGCACGTACCTGCAACATCTGGATGCCGATTGCCTGCGTTACTACTATGCGGCCAAACTGTCTTCTCGCATTGATGACATCGACCTCAATCTGGAAGATTTCGTGCAGCGCGTGAATGCTGACATCGTTAACAAAGTCGTGAATCTGGCATCACGTAATGCTGGTTTCATCAACAAACGCTTTGACGGCAAGCTGGCGGACACGTTAGCCGACGCCGAGCTGTACAAAACCTTCACCGATGCCGCCACCAGCATTACCGAAGCCTATAACAACCGTGAATCTGGGCGTGCCATTCGTGAGATCATGGCGTTGGCAGATATCGCCAACCGCTACGTTGACGAACAGGCACCGTGGGTTGTGGCGAAAGCAGAAGGTCGGGATGGAGATCTGCAGGCCATTTGCTCAATGGGCATCAACCTGTTCCGCGTACTGATGACATACCTGAAACCGGTCCTGCCTTCTCTGGCAGAACGAACAGAAGCGTTTTTGAACACGGAACTGAGCTGGGATGCGATTGCCACGCCGCTGCTGAGCCATCAGGTTAGCCCATTCAAAGCGCTGTTCAACCGCATCGATCTGGATAAAGTTAACGCAATGGTTGACGCGTCGAAAGAAGACATGGTCGCCGCACAAAAAGTCGTGTCTGGCCCGCTGGCAGACAACCCGGTGCAGGACACCATTAACTTTGACGATTTTGCCAAAGTCGATATGCGTATCGCACTGATTAAGCAGGCTGAACTGGTTGACGGTTCAGACAAACTCTTACGTCTGACGTTGGATCTGGGCGGCGAAACCCGTCAGGTTTTCTCCGGCATTCGTGACGCTTATCCCGATCCGGCTAAGCTAGAAGGCCGCTTAACCGTGATGGTCGCCAATCTGGCTCCGCGTAAAATGCGCTTCGGCATATCAGAAGGTATGGTGATGGCAGCCGGTCCCGGCGGGAAAGATATCTTCCTGCTGAGCCCAGACAGCGGCGCTCAGCCTGGGATGCAGGTCAAATAA